The Salvia splendens isolate huo1 chromosome 21, SspV2, whole genome shotgun sequence genome includes a window with the following:
- the LOC121783614 gene encoding NAC domain-containing protein 45-like has product MAPVSLPPGFRFHPTDEELVAYYLKRKINGRKIDLEIIPEVDLYKCEPWDLPGKSLLPSKDLEWYFFSPRDRKYPNGSRTNRATKAGYWKATGKDRKVNSQTRSVGMKKTLVYYRGRAPHGARTDWVMHEYRLDDRECDTPSSGLQDAYALCRVFKKSLNIPKVGDNYVTSCSDRSSSIDPKYEELDASEYQFPSSSTLNMVATSSSDPSWSQYLSEEAFAYTNNPYPPNFNPPSKVDIALECARLQHRFTLPPLEVQDYPPAGFQMDAYSNAFHGNTNQPADIVQEILSVAQASQHLQNQETFTGNYALSDDFSFLLQAPDIGSSRYFGEEHNQRSIDIGDNDQMFQTGRMVENLRWVGMSNKDLEKAFVDDFKTVPIENISNMPREYHDFQGESSNHNMNTFTSDNLLDEGEMEDFSSTPDMEVYAKVEVSHGLMVSTRQLPNTFYHKVVPSKTLQVQINPIVIPFSKSTLLLTSQDEENGGSKGRLCGDEVIKNIRSYVKFAVALCAAWLRIVA; this is encoded by the exons ATGGCACCAGTTTCTCTGCCTCCCGGTTTTCGATTTCACCCCACCGATGAAGAGCTCGTAGCCTACTACCTCAAGAGAAAGATCAATGGCCGAAAAATCGATCTTGAAATCATCCCAGAGGTTGATCTTTACAAGTGCGAGCCATGGGATCTTCCAG GAAAGTCATTGTTGCCAAGCAAAGACCTAGAATGGTATTTCTTCAGCCCCCGAGACCGTAAATACCCCAACGGATCAAGGACGAACCGGGCCACAAAAGCGGGGTATTGGAAAGCGACAGGCAAGGACAGGAAGGTAAATTCACAGACGAGATCGGTAGGGATGAAGAAAACCCTAGTTTATTACAGAGGCAGAGCTCCTCATGGAGCTCGAACCGATTGGGTCATGCACGAATATCGCTTGGATGATCGCGAATGCGACACTCCCTCTTCCGGCCTCCAG GATGCCTATGCGCTTTGCCGTGTGTTCAAGAAGAGTTTAAACATACCAAAAGTGGGAGATAACTATGTTACTTCTTGCAGTGATCGATCCTCGAGCATCGACCCCAAGTACGAGGAACTTGATGCTTCCGAGTATCAATTTCCCTCATCCTCCACCCTTAACATGGTGGCCACATCAAGCTCTGATCCGTCTTGGTCGCAATACTTGTCGGAGGAGGCTTTTGCCTACACAAATAATCCATACCCTCCCAACTTTAACCCTCCCTCAAAG GTTGACATAGCACTTGAATGTGCCCGGCTGCAGCATAGGTTCACGCTGCCTCCTCTAGAGGTGCAGGATTATCCGCCAGCTGGTTTTCAGATGGATGCGTATTCGAATGCATTCCATGGAAATACAAACCAGCCGGCGGATATAGTGCAAGAGATTCTTTCAGTTGCTCAAGCTTCTCAACATCTTCAAAACCAAGAGACATTCACCGGAAACTATGCTCTCTCCGATGACTTCTCCTTTCTTCTCCAGGCTCCCGACATCGGCTCCTCTAGATATTTTGGAGAAGAACACAATCAAAGGTCAATTGATATTGGAGACAATGACCAAATGTTTCAGACAGGGAGAATGGTGGAGAATTTGAGATGGGTTGGAATGTCCAATAAAGATCTTGAAAAG GCATTTGTGGATGATTTCAAGACAGTCCCAATAGAGAACATTTCCAATATGCCAAGAGAATATCATGATTTCCAAG GAGAAAGTAGCAACCACAACATGAACACATTCACTAGTGACAACTTGTTGGATGAGGGAGAGATGGAGGATTTCTCGAGCACCCCGGACATGGAGGTATACGCGAAGGTGGAGGTCAGTCACGGATTAATGGTCTCAACGCGACAACTGCCTAACACATTCTACCACAAAGTGGTGCCTTCCAAGACTCTGCAAGTCCAAATCAACCCTATTGTCATCCCTTTTTCCAAATCAACCCTATTGCTCACATCTCAAGATGAAGAAAATGGAGGTTCTAAAGGGAGGTTGTGTGGTGATGAGGTGATCAAGAATATTAGGTCTTATGTAAAATTTGCAGTGGCATTGTGTGCTGCTTGGCTTCGAATAGTTGCTTGA